The following proteins come from a genomic window of Miscanthus floridulus cultivar M001 chromosome 2, ASM1932011v1, whole genome shotgun sequence:
- the LOC136528842 gene encoding membrane-anchored ubiquitin-fold protein 1 yields the protein MSGVQEQFEIKFRLPDGTDIGPRRFPPASTVATLKETIIAQWPKDKEKGPRTVNDLKLINAGKILENNKTLSECKSPICDFSGMTTMHVVVRAPTSSKQSDKRAAKKAKDFRCGCAIM from the exons ATGTCCGGCGTCCAGGAGCAGTTCGAGATCAAGTTCCGGCTGCCGGACGGCACCGACATCGGGCCCAGGCGCTTCCCGCCGGCGTCCACCGTCGCCACGCTCAAGGAGACCATCATCGCCCAGTGGCCCAAAG ATAAGGAGAAAGGTCCTAGGACTGTGAATGATCTTAAGCTTATTAATGCTGGGAAGATACTGGAGAACAACAAAACCCTATCAGAATGCAAAAGCCCAATTTGCGACTTCTCTGGGATGACAACGATGCATGTCGTCGTCCGTGCACCGACTTCAAGCAAACAGTCTG ATAAAAGAGCAGCAAAGAAAGCGAAAGATTTCAGGTGCGGTTGTGCCATTATGTGA